GAGCTCCCCTGTTAAGGGCGAGAAATTGAGCGATCGCCCCTTGGGCTAGAATTAAGATGTAGAATTGGAGTAATCATTGATAATTTCCCAAACCACCTCAATTCCTGTAACAAATTGCCATCCAAACAGCACAGTGATAGTAAGGGCGATTGCAATATGTGTGTAGCGTGCCCATTCTTTGCCTCGTTGCATCAGAGGTGCTAATGCCGCTGCATTTGCCATTAGCACTGTCATTCCTAAGCCAACGAGGGTATGGGGAACCACATACAACTTGCCACTGTTAAGGTATTCGATACCCAGGACACCGATACTGCCAGTTGTCATTAATGCCAAGAGTAAAGCTCCGAGTTGGTAGTGTCTTTGTCCGAATTTCTGTTTGACCAACGCTTTTTTCAGCTCGCCAGTTGCAGTCCGGGTACGCCGAACTTGAATCCCCAAATAGAGGGCATAGAGTGTGAAAACAAACACGACCCACATCCAAGCGGGATGGATTGCATAGAGCCAGTAGTTCATAGTAGGGTCTCGTTTACTCGGAAAATGAAAGCTATACTGTTCCAGATTCTACTGTCCACTCTGATCCTCCAGAATTACTATTCACGGCTCTCCTGGTTTTAGGGTGAGAGAGGTTCAGTAAGGATACAAAAATCTTGCTGTTGAAATATTGAAAGGCTTGCTGTGAAAGGCTTTCAGGATTGATCCGTTGTACTCGTCACCATGGATCCAAGAGAGCCCTATTCACCAGCTTGAAATGAGAGCCTGAATCGCTGTTTGCGCAGCTGTCAGTGATTGCTGTCGGGCTTCATCTCCCATTGTCAAATTCTCAGCGTGGATAAAGGTGATATCAGTAATCCCAATGAACCCAAAGATTGCCCGCAGGTAGGGTTCTTGAAAATCGAGATGTGCTGTTGGCGTGCTAGCCGAGTAACTGCCACCTCGTGCTGTAATCACCAGCATTTTCTTATCTTTTACTAAACCTTTCTCGCCATCTGCCCCCATCGCAAATGTCCGTTGAACACGTACAATCTGGTCAATGTAGGCTTTGAGATTTGCTGGAACGCTAAAGTTGTACATTGGAACGCCAAAAACATAGCGATCGGCAGCTAATAATTCGTCAATCAGCTCATCTGAAATCGTCAAGGCAGTGGCTAGATGGGGAGAGATCTTGTCTGACGAACTGAATGCAGCA
This portion of the Halomicronema hongdechloris C2206 genome encodes:
- a CDS encoding DUF4079 domain-containing protein gives rise to the protein MNYWLYAIHPAWMWVVFVFTLYALYLGIQVRRTRTATGELKKALVKQKFGQRHYQLGALLLALMTTGSIGVLGIEYLNSGKLYVVPHTLVGLGMTVLMANAAALAPLMQRGKEWARYTHIAIALTITVLFGWQFVTGIEVVWEIINDYSNSTS
- a CDS encoding FMN-dependent NADH-azoreductase; amino-acid sequence: MTHILYVDFSPRVERSVSRSLTKEFITAWEQQHPNDTVTYRDIGQYPVPPVDEAWIAAAFSSSDKISPHLATALTISDELIDELLAADRYVFGVPMYNFSVPANLKAYIDQIVRVQRTFAMGADGEKGLVKDKKMLVITARGGSYSASTPTAHLDFQEPYLRAIFGFIGITDITFIHAENLTMGDEARQQSLTAAQTAIQALISSW